Proteins co-encoded in one Acidobacteriota bacterium genomic window:
- a CDS encoding DUF350 domain-containing protein: MDWIELGVSLCYVVLGAVILMIAKFVNDLLTPYALDEELTVRDNPAIGLSLTGYYAGVMTIFLGASTGTEGDLLDLNRLLPELGVVAAYALGGIVLLNLGRKLLDRLVLRHFSIYKELVQDRNVGTGAVLCGAYIATALILAGAIYGEIPPESAFAGAWTGPITALCYFVAGQVTLVLFSFFYQWITRYDIHAEIEKDNPAAGMAFGGNMVALGILLLKASAHNFESFSDSLTEYASLAAVGFVALFLLRELVDHALLPRTRIAHEIAVDRNLGAAWIEAVVAIGMASILFFML, from the coding sequence ATGGACTGGATCGAACTGGGAGTCAGCCTGTGCTACGTGGTTCTCGGCGCGGTCATTCTGATGATCGCCAAGTTCGTCAACGACCTGCTCACGCCCTACGCCCTCGACGAGGAGCTGACGGTCCGGGACAACCCGGCCATCGGGCTGAGCCTGACCGGTTATTACGCCGGGGTCATGACTATCTTCCTGGGCGCCTCCACCGGAACCGAGGGCGACCTGCTGGATCTCAACCGGCTTCTTCCCGAACTGGGGGTGGTGGCCGCCTACGCCCTGGGCGGAATCGTCCTCCTCAATCTGGGCAGAAAGCTCCTGGACAGGCTGGTGCTGCGCCACTTCAGCATCTACAAGGAACTGGTCCAGGACAGAAACGTGGGGACAGGAGCGGTGCTGTGCGGGGCCTATATCGCCACCGCTCTCATCCTGGCGGGAGCGATCTACGGTGAAATTCCCCCCGAATCCGCCTTTGCCGGAGCCTGGACCGGCCCCATCACCGCCCTGTGCTACTTCGTTGCGGGTCAGGTGACTCTGGTTCTATTCTCCTTCTTCTACCAGTGGATCACCCGCTACGACATTCACGCCGAGATCGAGAAGGACAATCCGGCGGCGGGAATGGCATTCGGCGGCAACATGGTCGCCCTGGGCATCCTGTTGCTCAAGGCAAGCGCCCACAACTTCGAATCCTTCAGCGACAGTCTCACCGAATACGCCAGCCTGGCGGCCGTCGGCTTCGTGGCACTCTTCCTGTTGCGTGAACTGGTCGATCACGCCCTGCTGCCACGGACCCGCATCGCCCACGAAATTGCGGTCGACAGAAATCTGGGAGCCGCCTGGATCGAGGCGGTGGTGGCCATCGGCATGGCGTCCATCCTCTTTTTCATGCTCTAA
- a CDS encoding DUF1501 domain-containing protein produces the protein MDLTIDQLGCCRPRREFLRVGALSLLGLNLRQYLALEAATPAAARSKQKAQACILLWLEGGPSQIDTWDPKPHSQFNAIPTRADGIQISEIFPRIAGHMDKLAIVRSMHTEENNHPQGTHYALTGHRPNPALKFPSLGSIISKELGSRNNLPPYIMVPEHQETDFFSYMDAYTSAFLGSEYDPIILPDPSQKSFQIPDLSLPDTLTADDIADRRSFLQVVDRGFRQKEKHAEFGRMDRFTNQALTMLLSPRVKQAFDLSQESDRTKDAYGRTRVGQSVLLARRLVEAGCRFVTTSGYAHGAWDTHKDNDQRLRDKLAPTLDQTLSVLLEDLQQRGLLDSTVVLAMGEFGRTPHLNANNGRDHYPDCWSLILGGGGIQGGRVVGASDEQGAQVAERRVTMGDLFATIYKAMGIDWTKEYVNPGGRPLYIANSIDDVMGQPLHELV, from the coding sequence ATGGACCTGACGATCGATCAGCTTGGGTGTTGCCGGCCACGCCGGGAATTCCTCAGAGTGGGTGCTCTCAGCCTGCTGGGACTGAACCTGAGGCAGTACCTGGCCCTGGAAGCGGCCACGCCGGCCGCCGCCCGTTCCAAGCAAAAAGCCCAGGCCTGCATTCTGCTGTGGCTGGAGGGAGGTCCCTCCCAGATCGACACCTGGGACCCCAAGCCCCACAGCCAGTTCAATGCCATTCCCACCCGGGCCGACGGCATTCAGATTTCGGAGATCTTTCCCCGAATCGCCGGCCACATGGACAAGCTGGCCATTGTCCGCTCCATGCACACCGAAGAGAACAACCATCCTCAGGGCACCCACTACGCGCTGACCGGCCACCGCCCCAATCCGGCCTTGAAGTTTCCCAGCCTGGGGTCGATCATCTCCAAGGAACTGGGCTCGAGGAACAATCTTCCACCCTACATCATGGTCCCGGAGCACCAGGAGACCGACTTTTTCTCCTACATGGATGCCTACACCTCGGCCTTTCTGGGTTCGGAATACGATCCGATCATTCTGCCCGATCCCAGCCAGAAGTCGTTTCAGATTCCGGACCTGTCCCTGCCCGATACCCTGACGGCTGACGACATTGCCGACCGCCGGTCGTTTCTGCAGGTGGTGGATCGGGGGTTCCGCCAGAAGGAGAAGCACGCCGAATTCGGCAGAATGGACCGCTTCACCAACCAGGCCCTGACCATGCTGCTCTCGCCCAGGGTCAAGCAGGCCTTCGATCTGTCCCAGGAGTCGGACCGGACCAAGGATGCCTACGGACGCACCCGGGTCGGTCAAAGCGTGCTGCTGGCTCGCCGCCTGGTGGAAGCCGGCTGCCGCTTTGTGACCACCTCAGGATACGCTCACGGGGCCTGGGACACCCACAAGGACAACGACCAGAGGCTGCGGGACAAGCTGGCCCCCACCCTGGACCAGACCCTTTCGGTCTTGCTGGAGGACCTGCAGCAGCGCGGACTGCTGGATTCCACCGTGGTGCTGGCCATGGGCGAGTTCGGTCGCACCCCCCATCTGAACGCCAACAACGGGCGGGATCACTATCCGGACTGCTGGTCTTTGATTCTGGGGGGTGGAGGCATTCAGGGCGGGCGAGTGGTGGGCGCCAGCGACGAGCAGGGGGCTCAGGTGGCCGAACGCAGGGTCACCATGGGCGACCTCTTTGCCACCATCTACAAGGCCATGGGCATCGATTGGACCAAGGAGTACGTCAACCCCGGAGGCCGTCCCCTCTACATCGCCAACTCCATCGATGATGTCATGGGGCAGCCGCTCCACGAACTGGTGTAG
- a CDS encoding iron-containing alcohol dehydrogenase yields the protein MRTTWSFHTAGAIHFGRGATDQLGEIARELGASHALVVTDTALVKAGLADQVQSRLASAGVRVTLFDGGEPEPSIAALLRCHDFASRHKPDLLVGLGGGSNMDLAKTVGVLLTYGGQPRDYMGEGKVPGPILPLIAVPTTAGTGSEVTHAGILTDTENNIKVAIASNYLRPRAAVVDPLMTVTCPPKATADSGIDALTHAVEAFMATDSSQLVIPEGEISIYQGRNPLGNAMVEPAVSLIASHLADAVRDGRNLAAREGMHLAALIAGMGFSNVGVGAVHALEYPIGGAVHCSHGCGNGLLLPYVMEFNKPARVEAVARLAELMGLSVEGLSLEAAADAAIERVRALRKEIGIPDKLREIGVQEHQLRSFAEAAFGIKRLMRSNPRQATVDDLEGILQAAF from the coding sequence ATGCGGACTACATGGAGTTTTCATACTGCCGGAGCCATTCACTTCGGCAGAGGCGCCACCGATCAACTGGGTGAGATTGCTCGGGAACTGGGAGCGAGCCACGCCCTGGTAGTCACCGACACGGCTCTGGTGAAAGCCGGTCTGGCCGACCAGGTGCAGTCCCGGCTGGCTTCCGCTGGTGTGCGGGTGACCCTCTTCGACGGCGGGGAGCCGGAACCTTCCATCGCCGCACTGCTCCGCTGCCACGACTTCGCCTCCCGGCACAAGCCGGACCTGCTGGTGGGATTGGGAGGCGGCAGCAACATGGACCTGGCCAAGACGGTGGGTGTCCTGCTCACCTACGGAGGCCAGCCCCGGGACTACATGGGTGAAGGGAAGGTTCCGGGCCCCATCCTGCCGCTGATCGCTGTGCCCACCACGGCCGGAACCGGCTCCGAAGTCACCCATGCGGGAATCCTGACCGACACCGAGAACAACATCAAGGTGGCCATCGCCAGCAACTATCTCAGGCCCCGGGCGGCGGTGGTGGACCCGCTCATGACCGTGACCTGTCCTCCCAAGGCCACGGCAGACAGCGGGATCGACGCACTCACCCACGCCGTGGAAGCCTTCATGGCCACCGACAGCTCCCAACTTGTAATTCCAGAGGGCGAAATTTCCATCTATCAGGGCCGCAATCCCCTGGGGAACGCCATGGTGGAGCCGGCGGTCAGCCTCATCGCGAGCCATCTTGCCGACGCTGTCAGGGACGGTCGGAACCTGGCGGCCCGGGAGGGCATGCACCTGGCAGCGCTCATCGCTGGAATGGGATTCAGCAACGTGGGCGTGGGCGCGGTCCACGCGCTGGAATACCCCATCGGCGGGGCGGTGCATTGCTCCCACGGCTGTGGCAACGGTCTGCTCCTGCCCTATGTGATGGAGTTCAACAAACCGGCCCGGGTGGAGGCCGTGGCCCGCCTGGCCGAACTCATGGGCCTTTCGGTGGAGGGCCTGTCCCTCGAGGCTGCCGCAGACGCCGCCATTGAGCGGGTGCGGGCCTTGAGGAAGGAAATCGGCATCCCCGACAAGCTCCGGGAAATCGGAGTGCAGGAACACCAGCTCCGCTCGTTCGCCGAGGCAGCATTCGGGATCAAGCGGCTCATGCGCAGCAATCCCCGTCAGGCCACGGTGGACGACCTGGAGGGCATCCTGCAGGCTGCGTTTTAG
- a CDS encoding polyamine aminopropyltransferase, producing the protein MNRFRHARKVLAASMFVMGACGIAYEYTLGALGNNLMGSSHEQIFVVIGLMMFAMGLGATLQKNINGNLVDKFLLVEILLGLTGGISALVIYLAYVYSSSYMLLLWGFSLGIGILIGLEIPLLIRINREYSASLKTNLSEILSMDYVGALVGALLFTFVLFANLSVNQIAVVLGCANLLLALLGLAYFRPLLRHFRKLLLLSCASVALLGCLLALSEDWRVSLEQRTYSDPIIYSHTSRYQHIVMTRRNDRLSLFINGHLQFNSRDERIYHEMLVHVPFSVTCSRARVLILGGGDGLALREVLKYDGVRRVDLVDIDPSVTDLAATHPDLVRLNRGALLDDRVTLRPALGVSEGEIQTVSRPSKLASSMLSDTVYSQAKVRVFNLDADLFVRSLQGPYDLVIIDFPDPKSVGTAKLYSLDFYRRLARQLGSSGLVAVQSTSPYHSREMFLCIGKTLRAAGYRALPYRQNVPSFGEWGWHLAWLHDQTSESDMKEELEGLTSIEVPTGYLTAALVSNATAFGKRWLDDAHIEINTKFRPTILQYHRQSWRN; encoded by the coding sequence ATGAACCGATTCCGACATGCCCGGAAGGTGCTGGCGGCGTCCATGTTCGTCATGGGGGCTTGCGGGATTGCCTACGAGTACACGCTGGGGGCACTGGGCAACAACCTGATGGGTTCCTCCCATGAGCAGATCTTCGTGGTCATCGGGTTGATGATGTTTGCCATGGGCCTGGGAGCCACCCTGCAGAAGAACATCAACGGCAACCTGGTGGACAAGTTCCTGCTGGTTGAGATCCTGCTGGGGCTGACGGGAGGGATCAGCGCTCTGGTCATCTACCTGGCCTATGTCTATTCCTCCAGCTACATGCTGCTGCTTTGGGGATTCTCCCTGGGGATCGGCATCCTCATCGGTCTCGAAATCCCCCTGCTGATCCGCATCAACCGCGAGTATTCGGCAAGCCTCAAGACCAACCTGTCCGAGATCCTGAGCATGGATTACGTGGGCGCGCTGGTGGGCGCCCTGCTGTTCACCTTCGTCCTCTTCGCCAACCTGTCCGTCAACCAGATCGCCGTGGTCCTGGGATGCGCCAACCTCCTGCTGGCCCTGCTGGGGCTGGCCTACTTCCGCCCCCTGCTGCGCCACTTCAGGAAACTCCTGCTGCTCTCCTGCGCCAGTGTGGCGCTGCTGGGCTGCCTGCTGGCCCTGTCGGAGGACTGGCGGGTATCGCTGGAGCAGCGGACCTACAGCGATCCGATCATCTATAGCCATACCTCCAGGTACCAGCACATCGTCATGACACGCAGGAACGACCGGCTCAGCCTCTTCATCAACGGTCACCTGCAGTTCAATTCCCGGGACGAGCGGATTTACCACGAGATGCTGGTCCACGTTCCCTTTTCGGTGACTTGCTCGCGCGCCAGGGTGCTGATTCTCGGAGGTGGAGACGGCCTGGCGCTCAGGGAGGTGTTGAAATACGATGGGGTGCGGCGGGTGGACCTGGTGGACATCGATCCCTCCGTGACCGACCTGGCAGCCACCCATCCCGACCTGGTTCGACTCAACCGGGGAGCCCTGCTGGACGACCGTGTCACCTTGCGTCCGGCGCTGGGTGTCTCCGAGGGAGAAATACAGACCGTCTCCCGTCCCAGCAAGCTGGCCTCCTCCATGCTTAGCGACACCGTCTATTCCCAGGCCAAGGTCCGGGTGTTCAACCTGGACGCCGACCTGTTCGTTCGCAGCCTGCAGGGACCCTACGATCTGGTGATCATCGACTTTCCCGATCCGAAATCGGTGGGCACGGCCAAGCTCTACTCCCTGGATTTCTATCGCAGGCTGGCCCGACAACTCGGTTCCAGCGGCCTGGTGGCGGTGCAATCCACCTCGCCCTACCACTCCAGGGAGATGTTCCTGTGCATCGGAAAAACGCTGCGGGCCGCCGGCTACCGGGCCCTGCCCTACCGGCAGAACGTCCCCAGCTTCGGGGAGTGGGGATGGCACCTGGCTTGGCTGCACGACCAAACGAGCGAGTCGGACATGAAGGAAGAGCTGGAGGGACTGACATCCATCGAGGTCCCGACCGGATATCTCACCGCGGCCCTGGTCTCCAACGCCACCGCCTTCGGCAAGCGCTGGCTCGACGACGCCCACATCGAAATCAACACCAAGTTTCGCCCCACCATTCTCCAATACCACCGACAGTCCTGGAGAAACTGA
- a CDS encoding DUF1553 domain-containing protein encodes MRMSDWKRPVRVLVLSLLPILAPGHLDAEGDRQTPPAEPAASPNGSAGSERLVARNGLRGFRLVPSPVRLLGEGASQTFLVVATDARGLEIDLTPEARFSLSDDRLAQVEPEGLLTARRDGEVTLRAEIAGQRLEAAVRIEGTGRARPFGFARDVVGIFTRNGCNGSECHGGVKGRGGFKLSLHGINPREDYRWTVKGGVYQVLSPKAAEPFDPRVNLEEPHQSRLLLKPVLELPHGGGQRFERDSADYRRLLEWIRQGAPYGAGPAESRIERLEVFPREAIMEPGARRRLLVTAFFEDGRAEDLSPEVLYESSDPAVIDVTPSGVVRALKPGQARVTVRAAGKLVQVRCGVIRQPLDHYPEVARRNFIDDVVFDRLRDLHIVPAGLSSDSAFLRRVCLDLTGTLPPPERVREFLADRNPLKREHLIERLLNSPEFVDYWTFRFADFFRVVYRNAYVYKSWIRESLARNKPYDQMARERVASQGNGGPTRHFIKSISGEVMRPHEKMGEDVRVFLGIRLDCAQCHDHPYETWTQDQFWGITAFYGQLTRIRDLSVFMDDTSGNEEQPEGPKVIHPRRRREVAPSFLDGSLPPSTGINPREQLADWMTSPQNPYFSQAIVNRVWANFFGKGLVEPVDDFRPGNPASHPELLGALAEDFRLSGYDLKHLMRAIARSGTYQLSGDLNSTNREDEVNHSRALPRRLEAEILLDAISRVTGIEEAFAVHEYVGGGTEPKGTRAIELVPEVTPSQFLEVYGRPVSRDSMPWRDYRSTLRQALHLLVGSTYTTKIAAKGGRVSRLLSAGVSDREIVRELYLAALSRFPTAEEETRLQALIEGAPSRGKGVENLAWGLLASRQFTYNH; translated from the coding sequence ATGAGGATGTCCGATTGGAAGAGACCTGTCCGGGTCTTGGTGCTGAGCCTCCTGCCGATCCTGGCGCCCGGACACCTGGATGCGGAAGGGGATCGCCAAACCCCGCCTGCGGAACCGGCAGCGAGCCCCAACGGCTCGGCAGGCTCCGAGCGATTGGTGGCCCGCAACGGCCTGCGGGGCTTTCGACTGGTCCCCTCTCCGGTACGGTTATTGGGGGAAGGGGCGTCCCAAACCTTCCTGGTGGTGGCCACTGATGCCCGGGGGCTCGAAATCGACCTTACGCCGGAAGCCCGATTCAGCCTGTCGGATGACCGATTGGCTCAAGTCGAGCCCGAGGGGCTGCTGACGGCTCGCCGGGATGGGGAGGTCACGTTGCGGGCCGAGATTGCCGGACAGAGGCTGGAGGCGGCGGTTCGCATCGAAGGGACCGGAAGGGCCAGACCCTTCGGCTTCGCTCGGGATGTGGTCGGGATCTTTACCCGCAACGGTTGCAACGGCAGTGAATGCCACGGCGGGGTCAAGGGCCGCGGCGGCTTCAAGCTGTCCCTGCATGGTATCAATCCCCGGGAGGATTACCGCTGGACCGTCAAGGGCGGTGTTTACCAGGTGTTGTCCCCCAAAGCCGCCGAGCCCTTCGACCCGCGGGTCAACCTGGAAGAGCCGCATCAGAGCCGATTGCTGCTGAAGCCCGTGCTGGAACTGCCCCATGGGGGAGGCCAGCGCTTCGAGCGGGACTCGGCCGATTACCGGAGGCTGCTGGAATGGATACGCCAGGGAGCTCCCTACGGAGCAGGCCCGGCGGAGTCCCGGATCGAACGCCTGGAGGTCTTTCCTCGGGAAGCGATCATGGAGCCCGGGGCTAGGCGGCGACTGCTGGTGACCGCTTTCTTTGAAGACGGCCGCGCTGAAGACCTGAGCCCCGAGGTGCTTTACGAGAGCAGCGATCCGGCTGTCATTGACGTCACCCCGTCGGGCGTGGTGCGGGCACTCAAGCCGGGACAGGCCAGAGTGACGGTACGGGCGGCCGGGAAGCTGGTTCAAGTCCGCTGCGGGGTGATTCGACAACCGCTGGACCATTATCCGGAGGTGGCCAGACGCAACTTCATCGATGACGTCGTTTTCGATCGGTTGCGAGACCTGCACATTGTTCCGGCGGGCCTCTCAAGCGACTCCGCCTTCCTGCGGCGGGTCTGTCTGGACCTCACGGGGACCCTGCCGCCCCCTGAGCGCGTGCGCGAATTCCTGGCCGACCGGAATCCTCTCAAGCGGGAGCATCTGATCGAGCGGCTGCTGAACTCGCCCGAATTCGTGGATTACTGGACCTTCCGCTTTGCGGACTTCTTCCGGGTGGTCTATCGCAATGCCTACGTCTACAAGAGCTGGATCCGGGAAAGCCTGGCCCGCAACAAACCCTACGACCAGATGGCCAGGGAACGGGTCGCGAGCCAGGGCAACGGCGGGCCCACCCGGCATTTCATCAAGTCCATCAGCGGGGAAGTCATGCGTCCCCACGAGAAGATGGGAGAGGACGTGCGGGTCTTCCTGGGGATACGCCTGGACTGCGCTCAATGCCACGACCATCCTTACGAGACCTGGACCCAGGATCAGTTTTGGGGAATTACCGCCTTTTACGGACAGTTGACCCGAATCCGCGACCTCTCCGTCTTCATGGATGACACTTCCGGGAACGAGGAACAGCCGGAAGGGCCCAAGGTGATTCACCCCCGCCGCCGGCGGGAAGTGGCCCCCAGTTTCCTGGACGGCTCACTGCCCCCTTCCACGGGCATCAACCCCAGGGAGCAGCTGGCGGACTGGATGACGTCGCCGCAGAACCCCTACTTCAGCCAGGCCATCGTCAACCGGGTATGGGCCAACTTCTTCGGCAAGGGCCTGGTCGAGCCGGTGGACGATTTCAGGCCCGGCAACCCCGCCAGCCATCCCGAGCTGCTGGGGGCGCTGGCCGAGGATTTCCGACTCAGCGGCTACGATCTCAAGCATCTGATGCGCGCCATCGCCCGGTCCGGAACCTATCAACTTTCAGGAGACCTCAATTCGACCAATCGGGAGGATGAGGTCAACCACTCCAGAGCTCTGCCTCGCCGATTGGAGGCCGAGATCCTGCTGGACGCCATTTCAAGGGTGACCGGCATCGAGGAGGCCTTTGCCGTTCACGAGTACGTGGGTGGAGGCACCGAGCCCAAGGGGACCCGGGCCATCGAGCTGGTTCCGGAAGTCACACCCTCCCAGTTTCTGGAAGTTTATGGGCGGCCCGTCAGCCGGGACAGCATGCCCTGGCGCGACTACCGTTCCACCCTCAGGCAGGCCCTGCACCTGCTGGTCGGCTCCACCTACACCACCAAGATTGCAGCCAAGGGAGGACGTGTGAGTCGACTCCTGTCGGCCGGCGTCTCCGACCGGGAGATCGTCCGGGAACTCTATCTGGCGGCCCTTTCCCGCTTTCCGACGGCTGAAGAGGAAACCCGGCTCCAGGCCCTGATCGAGGGGGCTCCATCTCGCGGTAAGGGTGTGGAAAATCTGGCCTGGGGGTTGCTGGCCTCCCGCCAGTTTACCTATAATCACTGA